A genomic window from bacterium includes:
- the proC gene encoding pyrroline-5-carboxylate reductase, with protein sequence MGKALVKSVVENKVFPSSSVYVADIRKELLGLSAEIGVNETDNISLAKKCDIIILAVKPKDVKPVIEEIECFINERKLIISIAAGVSTSTIESFLKNIQIPIVRVMPNLNVKVNAGLLPYCLGRYASKYKELIEKIFAFSGFVFELKEEKFDAVTAISGSGPGFIFFIAEIIESVCRAKNFTAEEADLISAHIIYGSGKMLVDTKTAPKVLKEMVSSPKGTTLAGLNVFVERGLKDIFEEAIDKAETRSRELSKEFEQEQK encoded by the coding sequence ATGGGCAAAGCCTTGGTTAAATCTGTTGTTGAAAACAAGGTTTTTCCATCTTCTTCTGTTTATGTAGCTGACATTAGAAAAGAGCTTTTGGGTTTATCTGCTGAAATAGGTGTAAATGAAACCGATAATATCTCTCTTGCTAAAAAATGCGATATAATCATTCTTGCGGTAAAACCTAAAGATGTAAAGCCTGTTATTGAAGAAATAGAATGCTTTATTAATGAACGAAAACTTATAATTTCTATTGCAGCAGGAGTTTCAACTTCCACAATAGAATCTTTTCTTAAAAATATTCAAATTCCCATTGTAAGGGTAATGCCTAACCTAAATGTAAAAGTTAATGCAGGTCTTTTACCTTACTGTCTTGGCAGGTACGCTTCAAAATATAAAGAACTGATAGAAAAAATATTTGCTTTTTCTGGATTTGTATTTGAACTTAAAGAAGAAAAGTTTGATGCTGTCACAGCTATTTCAGGGAGCGGTCCTGGATTTATATTTTTTATAGCTGAAATAATAGAGTCGGTTTGTAGGGCAAAAAATTTTACAGCGGAAGAAGCAGACCTTATATCAGCTCACATAATATATGGTTCAGGTAAGATGCTTGTTGATACTAAAACAGCCCCAAAGGTGTTGAAAGAGATGGTTTCTTCCCCTAAGGGGACAACCTTGGCAGGTCTTAATGTTTTTGTAGAGAGAGGGCTTAAAGATATTTTTGAAGAAGCTATTGATAAAGCAGAAACAAGAAGCAGAGAACTAAGTAAAGAATTTGAACAAGAGCAAAAGTAG